In one window of Burkholderia sp. NRF60-BP8 DNA:
- a CDS encoding ATP-binding protein has translation MIRRTRSRPDAPPLPTLRYVKWRWLHFRRAWTDTRADRIPSWSRLYVRTYVHLLGLVLLTALVPALALSVELSPQVVWHAFDSLPGDIWIVLAFVFTAPALAAYRWMRPVWSDLVMVRERAIDFTGGRFNTRARESHSVIIGPLARTLNALAMRMERLIAAQRDLTNGISHELRTPLARVRFALEMLREPGSAAEYQGALESIAQDVTELEELIDMSLTYARLEYSSLQSNLEMTAPVAWFEHQVNDAQLLYPDRTIESRIAIGPDLRVKMDRRLMSYAMRNLLRNASKYAKSRIVVGISLLHGNIGIFVEDDGPGVPESERERIFDAFVRLDRRTGGYGLGLSITRQVLHAHNGRIAVVDPVELGGARFEISWPV, from the coding sequence GCGCCGACCGCATTCCGAGCTGGTCGCGCCTGTACGTGCGCACCTACGTGCATCTGCTCGGCCTCGTCTTGCTGACCGCGCTGGTGCCTGCGCTCGCGTTGTCCGTCGAATTGTCGCCGCAGGTCGTGTGGCATGCGTTCGACTCGCTGCCGGGCGACATCTGGATCGTGCTGGCGTTCGTGTTCACGGCGCCCGCGCTCGCCGCGTACCGGTGGATGCGGCCGGTGTGGTCGGATCTGGTGATGGTGCGCGAGCGTGCGATCGACTTCACCGGCGGGCGCTTCAACACGCGCGCGCGCGAATCGCACAGCGTGATCATCGGCCCGCTCGCGCGCACGCTGAATGCGCTCGCGATGCGCATGGAGCGGCTGATCGCCGCGCAGCGCGATCTGACGAACGGGATCTCGCATGAGCTGCGCACGCCGCTCGCGCGCGTGCGCTTCGCGCTCGAAATGCTGCGCGAACCGGGTTCGGCGGCCGAATACCAGGGCGCGCTCGAGAGCATCGCGCAGGACGTGACCGAGCTCGAGGAGCTGATCGACATGAGCCTCACGTATGCCCGGCTCGAGTACAGCTCGTTGCAGTCGAACCTCGAGATGACCGCGCCGGTCGCGTGGTTCGAGCATCAGGTGAACGACGCGCAACTGCTGTATCCGGATCGCACGATCGAGTCGCGCATCGCGATCGGGCCGGATTTGCGCGTGAAGATGGATCGGCGGCTGATGTCGTATGCGATGCGCAACCTGTTGCGCAACGCGAGCAAGTACGCGAAATCGCGGATCGTCGTCGGGATCTCGCTCTTGCACGGCAACATCGGGATTTTCGTCGAGGACGACGGTCCAGGGGTGCCCGAGAGCGAGCGCGAACGGATCTTCGACGCGTTCGTGCGCCTCGACCGTCGCACCGGCGGCTACGGGCTCGGCCTGTCGATCACGCGACAGGTGCTCCACGCGCACAACGGCCGGATCGCTGTCGTCGATCCGGTCGAGCTCGGCGGCGCGCGGTTCGAGATCAGCTGGCCGGTCTAG